Below is a genomic region from Salvelinus fontinalis isolate EN_2023a chromosome 2, ASM2944872v1, whole genome shotgun sequence.
CCATTCAGATACATACAGCCATGAGACGTACCTCAGTCTAGCCTCCAACTGATTCTTCCTTTCAATGCGTCTGATGCCAATTCTGTTCACCCAACAGGCAAAGTACTTCTGTGAGAGGTGTAGAGATCGTCTTTTACACAACTGGACCTGATGCAGGTGGAAAACAAAGACAAATAGGACATTACCTACTACCTACTTACCTGCTACACATCATAAAGGTGACAGCAGGTCATAGAAATAGGACTATTGATATTATATGCATCTGTGCAGTAGCATAACCATGCAAAGACAGAAGGGCTCAACCAGTGGTGGCTGGTGTCCCTTTCATTTAGAGGACAGGCTCATaggaatggctggaatggaattaatgaaaCCTTATCAAACACATGGTATACTGTCATTCATCAGCTTCCTCTGGACTTAACCCAATAATGACTGGTCTAATGAAAGAATCCAAATCACGTTGTCAACTCCATTATGATTCTTCCCAAAAGATACCTCTTGGTGCCAGGTGTGGAGTGATGATCTCAGCAGACTCCTCCTCTGCCTGGATTTTGTTCTCTGGACCAGGTCACTTAAGAGATTATGGGACACGGTGCGCCTCCTCCAGACACTGAAAGCTGATTGGGTCTGGTGGGTGCGTAGCCGTGACTCCGTCGTCTGAAAAGTTGACCGGCTCTCCCTCACTACCCCTCGCCAGACCTGAAAAGACCTATACGGGACAAAAAAGACAGCATCGAGATTACCAATTGGGAAGTAAAGGTCTTGACATGCCCACAATCAAAGAATCCAAGGGCAAGCAATGTGATGCCGTTTTACAACTTCAACTGTAATGGGACTAAAAAGTTACAGATGACTGTATGTGAAGCCTACCTGAAGAGAATGATATTTGGCCACTTGGAGGACAATGGAAGCAGATTCAATAAATACTTATTATTAAAACTTCTTAGATGTTAAGTCCCCTAAAGAGGGGACTAGCGTGGTTCTACATGCTATATAAATCTGTCAGTCGATGACACAGTCAATgacgtggcacgcaaccattgcTTGATGCATGCGACATCTGAGCAGGGGAAAGCGAACTCTGAAATCTGACACCACTTGAAGCTGGAATGTCCCGCCTACACTACCATTTCATTCAATCTTccgactgtccatcaactcctggctgaaTGCTACATCACAGCCACTGACAAAGCACACGCCTTCAAACCATTTGGGCTTTCACACCAAATTGTTTTGGAGCGGTTTTCCCCTTTAGTTCGGTTCGTTTGGACTGGTGTGAACACTATCCGCATTCGGGAGCGCACTAAACAATGCACCATGGTTCAATCAAAATGGTGTGAACACAGTCCCGACCAAACAGAGGAAAATAACCAGAGGTGTGCAGTAGGCCTATTAATGGTTGTTTGACTGCGAGCATTTGTTGAAATGCAGACAGTAGTCTACCATAACTTTATCTCTGAAACATTCAGTGAGTAGCAGCACATTTGAGCACATCTGATGCAGATTAGGTGAGATGGGGGCTATAACCCAGAGGTGTGGGCACgcgtcacatgacttggactcaagTCGgattgtcacggccgtcaaatgaagtggaccaaagcgcagcgtggtgagcgtacatattccttttataaAGGTGAcgcgaacaaaaacaataaacaatacaaaacaaccgtgaagcttaagggctatgtgccacaaacaaagttaacttcccacactgaaaggagggaaagggctacctaagtatggttcccaatcagagacaacgatagacagctgtcccttaTTGAAAACCTTACCCgggcaaaacatagaaatacaaaatcatagaaaacaaaaacatagaatgcccaccccaaatcacaccctgaccaaaccaaaatagagacgtCAAAaggtctctctaaggtcagggcgtgacacctatctgggtgatgtttttttctctcatgaatgatctgaatctaggattacagggactctgcgCAACTATATtgaatgtgcgggacaaaattgaggctatggttaagaagttggagctcttctctgtctgccttaataaggacaacacacaggtctttccatccttgtattattattttgtgtgcaaatgaactcaagcttacggacaatgtcaaatgtgatatagcaaagcacctgagtgagttgggtgcgcaattacgcaggtactttcccgaagcggatgacacaaacaactggatcccttatccctttcatgccctgcctccagtccacttaccgatatctgaacaagagagcctcattgaaattgcaacaaggggttctgtgaaaatgtcatTTAATCAGAAGCttctgccagatttctggattgggctgcgcccagagtatcctgccttggcaaattgcgctgttaagacactgatgcactttgcaaccacgtacctatgtgagagtggattctcagccctcactagcatgaaaactacattcaggcacagactgtgtgtggaaaataattgaagacagactctctccaatacaacccaacattgcagagttatgtgcatcctttcaagcacacccttctcattaaccagtggtgagttattcacaattttcgattaacaaataaggttttaaatgtaagatggctaaataaagagcaaaattattgattattattattatttgtgccctggtcctataagagctctttgtcacttcccacgagccgggttgtgacaaaaactcacactcattcttatgtttaataaatgtatcgtagtgtgtatgtgtggcaggcttacaatgatggcaaaaaacaacatttgagagtgcgctgaccctggtgctagagggggtacgcagctggaggttgaatgtttgaaggggtacaggactataaaaagttttggaaccactgctgtagtgtatgagaatactgttcattgactacagttcaacattcaacaccatagtgccccccAAGCTTATCACTAAGCTCAGGAACCTCGGACtgtacacctctctctgcaactggatcctggacttcctgacgggccgccccctaggtggtgagggtaggcaacaactcaTCTGCCTCGCTGAccttcaacacgggggcccctcagaggtgtgtgcatagtcccctcctgtactcactgttcctgcatgactccaacactatcattaaatTTGCTGACTACACGACGGTGGTtggactgatcaccgacaatgatgagacacagggcctaaaatgtacttttttagtccaccagccactgtggcagATAGATGTAAAAATCTACCAGCTACTCAGATTTTTTACCAGAAATTACACAAAAAAAACAGATGagcatgctttgtaatgtttctaaaacaatattactagtaagaagtaatgtggtatattgTTTGATTCTATTTTTTGTGACCTGAATATTTTTTCAACCAAAATAACACAGATGAGACAAATGTTCACCTGCCCCTTTTAAGTGTGGGATGTTACCGTGGTAATGTGACTCAGTCATGTTTGAGCCAGTGAGATTGAGTCTGACTTGTAGAATCGTTGTCTTCTCTTCCCTAGCAGTTTAAACTCAAACATTTTAAAACAGCCTAGCTTTGTGAACAAAACAATGGAAATAGACAAACACAAGGACTAAGTCCCACTTTTGTAGACTTTCATTTCAAGAAAATTAGACCAACATTTATGCCTGTGCGCAGCGCTTCTAAAAATGAATCTTTCACTCAGCTCTTCATGTGCGCACAGCACCAAGCCAGGCAGAGGTGGGATAGGTCATAGGATTTGTAGTTATTTTACTTTGTGTGATTAATTTACTAGCTATGAAACAAAATGacagaaatactttgaaaacattgaagcatttattttactATAAATGTGATCATACTTCACTATTTTTATTCACAAATGCGAGTGAAATGCACTGTGGAGCCCTGACCACCCGCCAACATGGCTGATGAAATAGACATTACCCGCCAATGCTAAAATCTACCCGCATTTGGCAGATGTTAATTTTAGGCACTGTTGAGACcgactatagggaggaggtcagtgacctggcagtgtggtgccaggacaacaacctctccctcaacgacaggagctgatcgtggactacaggaaacggaaggCCGAGCACGCCCCATCCACATgaacggggctgtagtagagcgggtggagagcttcaagttccttggtgtccacatcactaaggaattatgagagcatcttgactggctgcatcactgcttggcatccgatACATTTTAGTCATCTAGTAGACGCTTGTTCTAAACCCACTGCCCGCAAATCGTCATTACATTTCTTGGGAGTATGCAGaattactagttattgtttatggccctcatgataaataattacttttgggATTACATTTCAAATTACATTTTAGTTGAAATTTTTCAAAAAATGTTGcatacaaagtgggattgaaatgaATTTAGTTGTGATTTTTTTTGTCCTTGATCTATAcaaaatatcccataatgtcaaagtgataAATGTTAACAAATTAAATAACTAAAACGGttgttgcaaaagtattcaccccttttgTTTTGGTAAACCTAAATTAGTTCAGGTGTAcaatttggcttaacaaatcacatattAAGTTACATGGACTAaatctgtgtgaaataatagaggttgacatgattttttgaatgactatcccttcctctgtcccccatacatacatACCATAAGGTTCCAAAGTCAAGtactgaatttcaagcacagattttactgcaaagaccagggagcttttcaaaTCAGACATGGAATATATCTTTACgtatggtcaagttaataattatgctgtggatgatgtattaaaccacagagacacaacaaagatacagtcattctgaactgagctgcaggacaggaaagcaactgctcagggatgtcaccatgaggccattggtgatttaaaacagctacagaatTCAacggctgtgatgggagaaaactgaggatggatcaacaacattgttgttactccacaataatgacctaaatgacgGAGTGAAAAGAACACAAATACACAAACGGAAAATATCCCAAAACATGGCAAATTAATACACTTTTGGGCCTAAAtccattatgtttggggcaactcCAATACAACATCTCTGAGTACCTGCCTCCTtactttcaagcatggtggtggctacatcatggtATGAGTATGCTTAACCTCGGCAAGGactggagtttttcaggataaaaagaaacgggatggagctaagcacaggcaaaatcctagaggaaaacctgctttacACCAGAATCTGGGAGAGGaattaacctttcagcaggacaaaaacCCAAGACCAAATCTAcatgagttgcttaccaagaagacagtgaatgttcctgagtgaccaaGTTACACTTTTGActaaaatctgcttgaaaatctatgacaagacttgaaaattgcagTCTAGCCATGAccccaacaccttgacagagcttgaagaattttgcaaatactaaatgggcaaatattgcgcaatccaggtgtgtaaaactattacatttacatttgagtcatttggcaaatgcacttatccagagcgacttacaagagcaattagggttaaataccttgctcaagggcatatcgGCAAATGTTTCACCTAATCAACTCagtgattcaaaccagcgacctttcgattactggcccaacacttaaccactaggctacctgcctgaaACTTACCCAAGAAAACTCGCAGCTGTAATCTGCTAAAGGTGTTTCTAACCTGTATTGACTCGGGGGTGAATACCTGTTATATTTTTCattaattgttattttttttctatttttgaatttcttctactttgacattacagaatattttgtgtaattcattgacaaaaaaaatctaaatttaattaAATCCCCAAAATCCAAGTGGGGTGAATACTTAAAACCAACAGCCTACCTGCGCATTAGGTGAGCCCGGCCCAGCCGTGAGGCCTCTTGGTGGCGATGGTGGACTCTGAGCCACAGTTGGAAGGCTCTGGTCACTCTGCGACCCTCCAGCCACAGCCACACTGCCTCCTCCATCTGCCTCTGGCATCTAGACTCTGACCAACACAAACAGGCCGTGTGTGGGTGGGGACCTGGGAGCGCTTCagcacaaaatggctgccatacTTCACCCATGTGAATGCGACACATTGAAATATGGCAGCATTTCTCCATCCATTCCTTGGTTGCACACCCGGATGTGGACCTTCTTATTTCAGCCCTGCATTAGCCCACCCAAACGCCAAACTAATTCATCAATAACCAAGCTGATTCCCTTGAATCAGGTTTGCTAGTGCAGGTTAGAACAAAAATGTATACATCCTGGGGATCATCCGAAATGGATTGAGAAACGCTGAAATATGGAACCTTATAGCCAACTTGGCTCTCAAACAAAGGCAACATCACATATTAAACAGTCCCTCTGTTCAACATGTTAGAGAATGATACATTACAAATCAAGTCGCTACCTTTGGTCCACTTCCACCAGCATAGCAGAACTTCAcgtgcccctctcctctctctctgtacacacAGTATAGTGACTGCTCTGGATGTGCGTGTCCTCTCCCTCCAGTGATCAAAacactaaaacaaacacacactggctACTTACTGATGGGAAAGCACAATACAGATTGAATGAGTCTTGTTAGGTTGACACCAAACTCATTATTTATTTTGATTCATGAAGATGTCACCTTCCTTTAGTTCCTGCTAAATATGTGAATATGActctgtccagaaacaacctctacCCCTGCCTATCCAGTGAGAAGTTGTTTGAAATTGAAAGAATTTGATTAGGATTAGAAATATAGTAGTATTGTAAATTCTTCCCTAGCTCCTTTTTCTCGGATTGGCTTGGTGTGCCTGGTTGTTTtcgcccatagaaatagaatgcaAATCATTGATATTGAATTATTTGACAATCATCTAATTCTATGTTTTTCAGCAGTCCTCTCAAATGTGCATGTGCAAAAAGGGTTAAACCCTTAGGGTTGTGTCTAGATGGGACCTGTGTGTATAAAGGGAAGGGATGCTGCACCTGACGTATTGTCCCTCTGTTGAAGTGTTTGATCACTATGCACCCTCTAGTGGCCGTTCTCCAGTGGTTCATGGTGACAGCAGTGAGTTTGAAGTGTATGTGTTTCAGTCTCTGCTCCAGGACCTTCAGTCTGTTTCGAGCCTGCTCCAGCTCACTCCTCCAGTGGGTAAAACACTGGGCCACCAGCCTCCTGGCTCTGCCAAGATGGAACCTGGCACCTTTGTGCCTACGTGCTAGGGCAGGGCCGGTGTAGGCTTGCCAGCTCTGGTAAACCCtgcgtgggagagagagaagtgaaaaGAGGTGAGAATAAATCTGAATGCTACACAGAATTACTTGTCCAATCCACTCAAGTTATTGGAGGAATATCCCTTTGTGAAATATAGTACATGGAATTCTGAGAAAAATCAAGTAGCAAACTGGTACTGCAAATGCATGGCACACTGCTTTGTTATTGTCGGGCAAATGTTCCTTTTCATATTCAAGAACGAATGATTAGTTACATTTTCTCTGACCCTTGATCCGGCCAAACGCTATGCCACGCCCACGGACTTTAGTTTAGtctccgcaatgagtctggaACTGAGTACCTACCTGCCGATTTCTAGAACGCAAACACATTCTAAccattctgattggtcccagaaaccgatgggttgggccagagccagagcACACATGGGTATagcgtcattggctttgatactctgattggttagagatgatccaaatCGCTGATAacttgggccagagccagaacacacgtgggtatagcatcattggctttgatacatTCATTCTCTAACACGTTGAACAGAGGGACTGTTTAATATGTGATGTTGCCTTTGTTTGAGAGCCAAGTTGGCTATAAGGTTCCATTGTTTTACACCCCTCATTTTGACGTCAACACAAACGACTTCAACAACGGCTTTCTCAGACGGAAATATGTAGCGAACATAGAGCAGTGgaagaattcagtttgagtcGTAAGGCAACACAGCACACACATTTCTCCATCATCACACCTCTTGCACAGAGTCTGGTTGTGGAATACCAAACTGGTCAGTGAGGACTGATGGGCTGTGATCCAGTAGTAGAACCTCTCTGTgacgtctctcctctgtctctgctgAAGGAGCTCCATCGCCCTCTCCTGGTCATCCACGCTCTGTTTGGCGCGCCGCGCCCACTCCCTACCCAGCACCCTCGCCCGCTGGCACCTAGGGAGCACAACATGGACGTCAATATGATATGAAGCAGCCAATCATGAAAAAGTATTTAACACTGTGTAGTCATGATACTATACAAGTCGGAATATGAAAGGTGCGCTAACAGCTCAAACTGAGTCTTCCTGCTACAAATTAGTATGTTGGATGTTCAAATTGTATTATACAGTGTATGGTACATTAGTTATCTTCTGCACCTTAACAGAATTTGTCTACTTATTTAATATACTTAATAAtacctgtctctccgtctgtgcAGCGCCCATCTCCACCGGGTGAAGGAACACCAGGTCAGACAGGTGACGCGGTGGCTGGCTGCCTTGCTTTCGAGTGCCCTCTGTCTCCAGTGGCGTGCTGCTGCCCTGGCTAAGCTCTGCTGGTAGAGCAAACGCTCCTTCCAGGAAGTAAAAGCCGCAAGCAGAGTTCTTCTGTGCCTCTGCGTCTTCATGGCCATGATGGCACTCTGCTCTCTGGCGCTGCGTTGGGCCTGGGCGTGCCATTGCTGCAGTAGTCTGAGTAGAAGACCGAAACAACTGGAAAATGTAAGGCATGGACATTTTtccacaaaaaaaatgaaataatactCAGAAATGAAGTACGTCACGGTGGCCCTAGATGTGCCATCTAGAACCCAGTCCCCCATGAAATAAAACCATATAtagattctacagaccctacCGAGTACTTCTACTTTTAGAAGTACTTTTTTACTTTTTTACTTTTTTACTTTTACCTCGGCACAAAGAATCGTTTTCTCTAGAAACCAATATGTAATTCAAATACAGTGTATTGCATTGAGGCCAATGGAATGGGCCAGCAACACTCCGTATTCCTCAGTCCCCATGAAATGACACCAGATATACactgtggccagtttattaggtacacccatctgcAAAGCCTCAGTTAAAATCTGCATATGTATTTTGCGCCGAGCTTCCTATTAGTTGATTCTGATACTTTCCGAGTGGGAAACGTGGACCTCATCTTTCTACAATGAGTTTCCAAGTCGGCAATTTCTGAGTTGTCTTGAACGAGGCATGAGAGCTTCCCCGTTCATCTGTGGTTTCACTTTAGGCAATGACAAGCAAAAACAAGAGAGATCGTGCAGTAGCTGGCTGCAAGGCAGCAAATGTTTCTTTGCACTTCCAACTGAACAATCATTGCGTCTGATATGGCTTTGAGTTATTTGTAAAAGGGCTGTGCAGAGGCTCAAAATTACACTTTGAAATTGTGATAACGCTCTAatttgtgtaagagctgtttaaagaaataaaaataaatggctGGAATTTCTGCTCGTTTTGGGTGGGTCGAGTTTTGGCCCAGACCATTACGTACTAATCTGATCTGATTATAATAGACCAATGACAGTTCATATTTTCTTTGCATATCCTCCCACAGCAGCTGCTGGTCCTGCCCATTGAAGTATATAAATCACACTGGTCAAAAGGATAATTTTGTGCCACAAACTAGCAGACAACCTCCAACTCCCGCACTCAATCAGAAATATCATCCCAAGCTTCCTCCAAAACAGCCAAGGTTTCCACAGCCACCATTCACCCCAAAAGCTGGAGTCCCTCAAGGTTCAGTTCTCAGCCCACTTCTATGAAACATCTACATCTCAGGCATTTACTACCCCCCCACCTCACCCTACGTCGGACAGGAATCACAATTTGCTGACGACTTCTGCTCCTGAACCAGCTCCAAATGTCCACAACAACTAGCTTCCACAAAACACATCAAGTGCttagacatttttttttaaagtggtcAAACTTGTGGCGAGTGAAACTAAACACTGAAAAAGAAACAGTGCATTCACCAGAAACACAAACCTAAAACCAAAGAAACCCATTACCCTCATATTGTAAAATGAAACAATGAAAATGGAAAAAGATGCCAAGTTCCTGGGGTAAACATTTCTAAGAAACATGTTGTGGAGGACCCATATTGAGAACCGAAGGAGGATCAATCGCCTAAAAGCACTTTGTGAAAGGAAACACAGAGCAGCACCTGAAACCATTTAAAAAGTTTACACCAGTTAGATCAGATCAATCCTTGAATATGTCCCTGCCTGGATTACAACTTCCACACATCAAATGAACAGACTACAAAGAATACAGAACAAAGCAATAAAACTGCCATTCAGAAAACCATGCTTCATCAACATTCAAAATGTCCACCACATATCTGGAGTCAAGACCATGACAGAAAGACAGGCAATATTATgacagaaatacagaaataataacAGAGCAATCCACAACCCAAGCACAATGGGCCACAGAAACACTATCAACCACAGGGATCTCTAAAGTGTGACTATTTTGGTCGCATATGCTCCTAGATATTTTGCTGTGTAACCTGACATTTTATTTTGGGAGCATCAGTGCAaccaggaagaaaaaaaacacccaGATAATAATTGTTGTAATGATAGGTTTCACAGTGCAGTTGTTTCTAAGTGCCCTATAGACAAAAGTGAGTGCAGTTTCATTCAATCAAAAGCCTACATGTAAGGAACACTAGAGCTGACCCGAATTAGtcaactggtcgattgtttggtcgttaGGCTGATGGTCGACAGAGATTGTTTTAGTCGAGCACtaacaaatatatacagtaccagtctaaagtttggacacacctactcattccagggtttttctttatttttactattttctacattgtagaataatagtgaagacatcaaaactatgaaataacacatatggaatcatgtagtaaccaagaaagtggaaaagcagccaacaagtgctcagcatatgtgggaactccttcaagactgttggaaaagcattccaggtgaagctggttgagaaaatgccaagagtttgcaaagctgtcatcaagtcaaagggtggcatatttgaagaatctaaaatctttttgatttatttaacacttttggttactacatgatttcatatgtgttatttaatagttttgatatcttcactattattctacaatgtagaaaatagtacaaataaagaaaaacccttgaatgagtaggtgtccaaacttttgactggtattgtaa
It encodes:
- the LOC129824385 gene encoding protein SFI1 homolog encodes the protein MADDFHTTAVLRSCFLTWEKKRVLIRVRPDPEARAQLVRRAVWLRRRGERQRTHSAFTLWTARLRQSQAVNAFYTHTTLTRVFTAWEQCVHSQREMSALARAHLHQMLLGQALAHWRGSAIRSLEFRRRGQERLALGARESLQRWRDHTHRMRELRQLLGQYVESERRAAKRRALHTWVQATVNVRKAQDLHQQAFMSRLLQQWHAQAQRSAREQSAIMAMKTQRHRRTLLAAFTSWKERLLYQQSLARAAARHWRQRALESKAASHRVTCLTWCSFTRWRWALHRRRDRCQRARVLGREWARRAKQSVDDQERAMELLQQRQRRDVTERFYYWITAHQSSLTSLVFHNQTLCKRVYQSWQAYTGPALARRHKGARFHLGRARRLVAQCFTHWRSELEQARNRLKVLEQRLKHIHFKLTAVTMNHWRTATRGCIVIKHFNRGTIRQCFDHWRERTRTSRAVTILCVQRERRGAREVLLCWWKWTKESRCQRQMEEAVWLWLEGRRVTRAFQLWLRVHHRHQEASRLGRAHLMRRSFQVWRGVVRESRSTFQTTESRLRTHQTQSAFSVWRRRTVSHNLLSDLVQRTKSRQRRSLLRSSLHTWHQEVQLCKRRSLHLSQKYFACWVNRIGIRRIERKNQLEARLRECLRRWRLGVLLKRARRRLAQVLWVSWRDQTAAALLLTTLHTDRLQQGAWLTWRKRRIRTRVSETFAAQLDHALIAQVFNMWRQKHALRSTATDT